The following proteins come from a genomic window of Halorussus halophilus:
- a CDS encoding McrC family protein, which translates to MSVSDPDASYTYQPGTFSVPERGEIRIEGCPPSIDDQLRRASFEQEADNVFVKTQESIDDSDKEYRVVKVRLDGPVMHVTARDNVGIVSLTPRSKLRIEPKIDWDYIFDMLLAVHGRKRSVEYHGIPLDEFRTEDVDLEDVFLILAINYLNGLEDIHRNGFIRQLETRRADLEQPRGVIDIKQSLVNQAEGRAQQHCLLKEVNYDNPANSLLHYAGTHLLRLFRQYEDKYDHQAYYHVFSQVHQEVCNLKELDVTSNRRRIPEYRQFSLHDLPKQRHYYRQAVEVSKAVVSSSLGTPAMEGDRELVVDYVLNMESLFEQYSQVAIEDELDVIKGYDRIEQTENVSAVRSPTLQPFESESQVYHQPDHAVEEGDETLAVLDSKYYAEGKDPVKSGGSRSRLFSYAYLLDTSRMGFLTPLGEPRTRTVSQTDAELQVVPPDSDGFSLDGYHDGIRDYLHEAIAEVYPGLDVFRAVEEHALCLDQHDASALERLTDPDGPFDFSNVHEFSLRVVNAAADTLSTQYRSRSDLEQGGKWTRRQIETHCRDYSVGSTTCVPVFRKEGRDERIDLYFVTRGEDGTPTTVSVVGDFRLL; encoded by the coding sequence ATGAGCGTTTCCGACCCGGATGCATCGTACACCTACCAACCCGGTACGTTCAGCGTGCCCGAGCGAGGTGAGATCCGGATTGAGGGATGTCCGCCCTCAATCGATGACCAGCTCCGTCGAGCCTCATTCGAGCAAGAGGCCGACAATGTCTTCGTAAAGACACAGGAGTCGATCGACGATAGCGACAAGGAGTATCGAGTCGTCAAGGTTCGACTCGATGGCCCGGTGATGCACGTAACCGCACGTGACAATGTGGGTATAGTTAGTCTCACGCCCAGATCAAAACTCCGCATTGAGCCGAAGATCGATTGGGACTACATCTTCGATATGCTACTGGCGGTTCACGGTCGCAAGCGGTCGGTTGAGTACCACGGAATCCCGCTCGATGAGTTCCGTACTGAGGACGTCGATCTGGAGGATGTCTTCCTGATTCTGGCGATCAACTACCTTAACGGACTCGAAGACATCCATCGCAATGGATTCATCCGGCAACTCGAGACGCGTCGTGCCGACCTCGAACAGCCACGAGGCGTTATCGACATCAAGCAGTCGTTAGTCAATCAGGCGGAGGGACGTGCCCAGCAGCACTGCCTGTTGAAGGAGGTCAACTACGACAACCCGGCCAACTCATTGCTTCACTACGCGGGGACACATTTACTGCGACTCTTTAGACAGTATGAGGACAAGTACGACCATCAGGCGTACTACCATGTCTTCTCGCAGGTGCATCAGGAGGTATGTAACCTCAAGGAACTCGACGTCACGAGTAATCGCCGACGGATTCCTGAGTATCGTCAGTTTTCGCTCCACGATCTCCCGAAACAACGCCACTACTACCGACAGGCAGTCGAGGTTTCGAAGGCGGTCGTATCCTCCTCTCTCGGAACGCCAGCGATGGAGGGTGACCGAGAACTGGTCGTGGACTACGTGTTGAATATGGAGTCGCTGTTCGAGCAGTACTCGCAGGTCGCTATCGAAGACGAACTAGATGTGATCAAGGGGTATGACCGCATCGAACAGACCGAGAACGTTTCGGCCGTTCGATCGCCGACACTCCAGCCATTCGAGAGCGAGTCACAGGTGTATCACCAACCGGATCACGCGGTTGAGGAAGGTGACGAGACGCTGGCCGTTCTCGACTCGAAGTACTACGCGGAGGGAAAAGATCCGGTAAAGAGTGGGGGCTCGCGATCGCGCCTGTTCAGCTACGCATACTTGCTCGACACATCCCGAATGGGTTTTCTGACACCGCTTGGTGAGCCGCGGACGCGGACAGTCTCACAGACGGATGCGGAGCTACAAGTCGTCCCCCCTGACAGCGATGGATTCTCGCTCGACGGCTACCACGACGGCATCCGCGACTACTTGCATGAGGCGATCGCCGAGGTTTACCCCGGCCTCGATGTCTTCCGAGCAGTAGAGGAACATGCGCTTTGTCTCGACCAGCATGACGCGTCCGCGCTGGAACGCCTGACCGATCCTGATGGGCCGTTCGACTTCAGTAATGTCCACGAATTCTCGCTTCGAGTGGTCAACGCGGCCGCTGACACTCTGTCGACGCAGTATCGGTCACGCTCCGACCTCGAGCAAGGTGGGAAATGGACGCGACGACAGATTGAGACGCACTGCCGAGATTATTCGGTGGGGTCGACGACATGTGTCCCGGTTTTCCGGAAAGAGGGACGCGACGAACGAATCGACTTATACTTCGTGACGCGTGGGGAGGACGGAACGCCCACGACCGTTTCAGTAGTCGGCGACTTCCGACTTCTCTGA
- a CDS encoding AAA family ATPase produces MSSSSDETFSLEDVQADLDVLRAVNEKVVEAIEGAENTDVLEYLIREQQLDLHHEGNQGVGKIRRAVLESGKASQDLKRTVITRGDDTPETVLVPESVERNARTALRTGKPVVLYGPTGTGKTTFAKQLALRHCVGYSLHTATPSWTAKDIIGGIGPNLTGSSGYRSLNYETELGAVSAGVKRARDFNIPYAVILDEITRADISQIFGPLYTAIENRNQTLIETDDGETIELDEDVSIICTMNMSDRTVNELDNAITRRFAMIELDEYEDDDRRALFEGWLEDYLGDIPLVGNDDLLEFFEADYDGINHGVEQASRGPIMRFGPMHYRDVTIYLREALQDESLYMDAPEEAVGQAFRTFIVPRLLNSAAFPQIEQIEEHYRALNKSFEMFDLAPAADLASRELEAERRRMGSYEQ; encoded by the coding sequence ATGAGTAGTTCCTCGGACGAGACCTTTTCACTTGAGGACGTGCAGGCTGATCTCGATGTACTTCGGGCCGTCAACGAGAAGGTCGTTGAAGCCATTGAGGGTGCGGAGAACACTGATGTACTTGAGTACCTCATCCGCGAGCAACAACTTGATCTGCATCACGAAGGTAATCAAGGAGTTGGCAAGATTCGTCGCGCCGTACTCGAATCTGGGAAAGCATCACAGGATTTGAAGCGAACTGTCATCACGCGTGGCGACGATACCCCGGAGACGGTACTCGTCCCGGAAAGCGTCGAGCGAAACGCGCGGACTGCCCTTCGAACTGGGAAGCCCGTCGTTCTCTATGGCCCGACCGGTACAGGGAAGACGACGTTCGCAAAGCAGCTTGCGCTTCGTCACTGCGTCGGCTACTCCCTTCACACTGCTACACCGTCGTGGACTGCCAAGGACATAATTGGGGGTATCGGCCCCAACCTCACGGGGTCCTCCGGCTATCGGTCGCTAAATTACGAGACAGAACTAGGAGCAGTCTCTGCGGGAGTCAAGAGAGCCCGTGATTTCAACATCCCCTACGCAGTTATTCTCGACGAGATTACACGTGCCGACATCTCTCAGATTTTTGGCCCGCTGTACACTGCCATCGAGAACCGTAATCAAACGCTCATCGAGACGGACGATGGAGAGACCATCGAATTGGACGAGGACGTGAGCATCATCTGTACGATGAACATGTCCGATCGGACAGTCAACGAGTTGGATAACGCCATCACACGCCGATTTGCGATGATTGAACTCGACGAGTACGAGGACGATGACCGCCGGGCACTATTCGAGGGATGGCTTGAGGACTACCTTGGAGACATTCCCCTCGTCGGAAACGACGACCTTCTCGAATTCTTTGAGGCCGACTACGACGGTATCAACCACGGAGTCGAGCAGGCATCGCGAGGCCCAATCATGCGATTCGGTCCGATGCACTACCGCGACGTGACTATCTACCTGCGTGAAGCCCTTCAAGATGAGTCCCTGTACATGGATGCCCCAGAAGAGGCGGTCGGACAGGCGTTCCGAACGTTCATCGTTCCGCGACTACTCAACTCGGCCGCCTTCCCGCAAATTGAACAAATCGAGGAACACTATCGGGCACTCAACAAGTCCTTCGAGATGTTCGATCTCGCGCCGGCGGCCGACCTCGCCAGCCGAGAACTCGAAGCAGAGCGCCGTCGGATGGGATCCTACGAGCAATGA
- a CDS encoding DUF499 domain-containing protein: protein MASADSLTRTIADTVTISRELREEGEIDGQVKLYNVVEEDEFEADASTFFDRTLMTQGLREGFVDLRDTLRGDANYGTHILYGPYGSGKSHQMVAMYHCFADPEAAGEFGDHHVDGFSDALPEEDNSEAVTVSLQQRQPDYLWEPLFDVLDYDASESDLDPYPDMETIQEAADGRTVAYLMDELEDWFEPLSGDRKKRNRGFLQAFLEAADLNDSGVFAIVSVLRKGSDVHRILDRENASEVNMSSKVSKQEVIRHRLIDDIDEDAVDETVSGYVDAYADNDHVPDSDIPSDLANEMRETYPFHPVLLNALETRYYADEGNQNTRGMIYLFSKILTTAADSKADPDDEEASLLIEETDLVTHGDIDAVLFDDELTRINIDRPGVCIDDIRNRVAPDAIPYGRRILNTILLYSLKPDEGEGAGKAEIVMGTYQTGDLVSDIVLNLEQLYGVAWYLHKLNGKYAIRDRQNPNALIQNKAEDVDEQVALSQISDTVGQVFGNNAYPVGFTDGDLKQVPNTREIKVVVNASDWTQDNIEAVIKNSDGSRGRDWRNTLVFVQPSGSKAIESGTGFIEKSRYIKGAERVLDDGSLDSEIQTSVERQKEDEQRELRDRVELAYGEVLDGIDLLNGFELAAEMDLNVFVGDDKEELDASNIVEEATTSGLELRENIWEIVEDLIDRRDEATFEDIYEQFLCEPKYPIPGSPNDVLNAAVEALEDKSVITHGSNGFSESLQGSSLDTTILKESDVQRWTVDDVVEELRRRFGSGTKAIDIGNFELELFEDTEIWLEGDGHDTVMTATASLAQDDQYVLYSGTEIATKAKSDATIRDISDAERIGTPEVRERIGDALEGSGRSNTHRILEEIRRDETVYLPGDETKQAFREAVIDFLVDDYLVDIDREYTDSLDNFDNCDSRDVTLVPVVPDDVGEQILDYIDDLDGGDEFTVGSVAERFDESVSEDAVQTYLLQNLGREAEPEYVIASDGSGDPTRWSPGYQFRVPSGGWRFVFNGDDVAELRRKWRQDEDSGEVTYGEVRFQLDNRMGIPGPLQGAARIKETMTKLTLEAGEDFTKVRDLFEQMPDEASNISVEINFE, encoded by the coding sequence ATGGCTAGTGCGGATTCTCTTACACGAACGATCGCGGACACGGTCACGATAAGCCGGGAACTCCGAGAGGAAGGCGAGATCGACGGGCAAGTCAAACTCTACAACGTCGTTGAGGAAGATGAGTTCGAGGCCGACGCGTCTACCTTCTTCGACCGGACGCTGATGACTCAGGGTCTTCGTGAGGGCTTCGTCGACCTTCGTGATACTCTTCGGGGTGACGCCAATTACGGCACGCACATCCTCTATGGGCCGTACGGGAGTGGGAAGTCTCACCAGATGGTGGCGATGTACCACTGTTTCGCCGATCCCGAGGCCGCCGGCGAGTTCGGCGATCATCACGTCGACGGCTTCAGTGACGCCTTGCCTGAAGAGGATAATTCAGAGGCAGTCACTGTCTCGCTCCAACAGCGTCAGCCTGACTACCTCTGGGAGCCACTCTTCGACGTTCTTGACTACGACGCGTCAGAGAGCGATCTCGACCCGTATCCAGATATGGAGACTATTCAGGAGGCCGCCGACGGGCGTACGGTCGCGTACCTGATGGACGAACTCGAAGACTGGTTCGAGCCGTTGAGTGGCGACCGGAAGAAGCGCAACCGCGGCTTCCTCCAAGCCTTCCTCGAAGCAGCCGACCTCAACGACAGTGGCGTCTTCGCCATCGTTTCCGTCCTTCGGAAGGGTTCTGACGTTCACCGAATCCTCGACAGGGAGAATGCATCTGAAGTCAATATGAGCAGCAAGGTCAGCAAGCAGGAGGTTATTCGCCACCGCCTTATCGACGACATCGACGAGGACGCTGTCGACGAGACTGTTTCGGGCTACGTGGACGCATACGCCGACAATGACCACGTGCCGGACTCTGACATCCCGAGTGACCTCGCGAATGAGATGCGCGAGACGTACCCGTTCCACCCTGTCCTCCTGAATGCCCTCGAAACACGATACTACGCTGACGAGGGCAACCAGAACACGCGGGGAATGATCTATCTCTTCTCGAAGATTCTGACGACCGCTGCTGATTCCAAGGCCGACCCAGACGACGAGGAAGCCTCCCTACTCATTGAAGAGACCGATCTCGTAACGCACGGCGACATCGATGCCGTCCTGTTCGACGATGAGCTTACTCGAATCAATATCGACCGTCCGGGTGTCTGTATCGACGACATCCGCAACCGTGTCGCCCCTGACGCGATTCCCTACGGCCGTCGCATCCTGAACACGATTCTCCTATACAGTCTCAAGCCCGACGAGGGCGAGGGCGCGGGCAAGGCCGAGATCGTAATGGGAACTTACCAGACGGGCGACCTCGTTTCAGACATCGTCCTGAATCTCGAGCAGCTCTACGGAGTCGCGTGGTACCTCCACAAGCTCAACGGCAAGTACGCCATCCGCGACCGGCAGAATCCTAACGCACTCATTCAAAACAAGGCCGAGGATGTTGACGAGCAAGTTGCATTAAGCCAAATTTCCGACACTGTCGGGCAAGTTTTCGGTAACAATGCGTACCCTGTCGGGTTCACAGATGGTGATTTGAAACAGGTTCCAAACACTCGCGAAATTAAGGTCGTCGTCAATGCCAGCGATTGGACGCAGGACAATATCGAAGCTGTAATCAAAAATTCTGATGGTAGTCGCGGTCGCGATTGGCGTAATACACTCGTGTTCGTTCAACCATCTGGAAGCAAGGCGATTGAATCAGGTACGGGATTCATCGAAAAATCCCGGTATATCAAAGGGGCTGAACGCGTGTTAGACGACGGTTCTCTTGATAGCGAGATACAGACTTCTGTAGAACGCCAAAAAGAGGATGAGCAGCGCGAACTACGAGATCGTGTCGAGCTAGCCTATGGAGAGGTTCTTGACGGAATTGATCTTCTCAACGGGTTTGAGCTCGCTGCGGAAATGGATCTCAACGTATTTGTCGGTGATGATAAAGAAGAACTTGATGCGTCGAACATCGTAGAAGAGGCAACTACATCGGGACTCGAGCTAAGAGAGAATATTTGGGAAATAGTGGAGGATCTAATTGATCGACGTGATGAAGCTACTTTCGAGGACATCTACGAACAATTCCTTTGCGAACCTAAATATCCGATTCCGGGTAGCCCGAACGATGTGCTGAATGCTGCTGTTGAGGCGCTTGAAGACAAATCGGTGATCACACACGGCTCCAATGGCTTCTCTGAATCGCTACAGGGCAGCTCCCTCGACACCACGATATTGAAAGAGAGCGACGTGCAACGGTGGACGGTCGACGACGTCGTAGAGGAACTCCGGCGGCGATTCGGTAGCGGAACGAAGGCGATCGACATCGGGAACTTCGAGCTCGAACTCTTCGAGGATACCGAAATCTGGCTGGAAGGCGATGGCCACGACACGGTGATGACAGCTACCGCCAGCCTCGCGCAGGACGATCAATACGTCCTCTACAGTGGCACAGAGATCGCTACGAAGGCCAAATCTGACGCGACGATCCGCGACATTTCGGACGCCGAGCGAATCGGCACTCCCGAGGTTCGCGAACGCATTGGCGACGCCTTGGAGGGGAGCGGTCGGTCGAACACCCACCGAATCCTCGAAGAAATCCGCCGCGACGAGACAGTCTACCTTCCGGGAGACGAGACCAAGCAAGCGTTCCGGGAGGCAGTAATCGACTTCCTCGTGGACGATTATCTCGTCGACATCGATCGCGAATACACGGACTCACTCGACAACTTCGACAACTGTGATTCGAGGGACGTGACGCTTGTCCCCGTAGTGCCGGACGACGTCGGCGAGCAGATCCTTGACTATATCGACGATCTCGACGGGGGCGACGAGTTCACGGTCGGAAGCGTGGCCGAACGATTCGACGAGTCTGTCTCCGAAGACGCCGTTCAGACATACCTCCTGCAGAACCTCGGACGCGAGGCCGAACCAGAGTACGTGATCGCGTCGGATGGCTCGGGCGATCCGACACGGTGGTCGCCGGGGTATCAGTTCCGAGTGCCGAGTGGCGGCTGGCGCTTCGTGTTCAACGGCGATGACGTGGCAGAACTTCGGCGGAAATGGCGTCAAGACGAGGACTCCGGGGAAGTCACCTATGGAGAGGTGAGATTCCAGCTGGACAACCGGATGGGCATTCCCGGGCCGCTCCAAGGCGCTGCGAGGATCAAAGAGACGATGACGAAGCTGACGCTCGAAGCGGGAGAGGACTTCACAAAGGTACGCGACCTCTTCGAGCAGATGCCGGACGAGGCGTCGAATATCTCCGTCGAAATCAACTTCGAGTAA